The following proteins come from a genomic window of Gimesia chilikensis:
- a CDS encoding PQQ-binding-like beta-propeller repeat protein → MVSCTHRLFVTGLILWLLVGCTKTTPVEEISVQSSGVSLSDSDVPDLSDVWPGWRGPERNGHAPDQDLPVQWNASRNVVWRTDIPGRGHSSPIVVGDQVMLATADDADQEQMVIAYNRKDGTVLWETVVHQGGFPSDGELHKKGTNANGSLLCDGERIFAAFLNSGKVIATALDLEGKQLWQQELGAFNSKFGYAPSPLLYKSFVIIAADNRGGGYIAALDRQTGKIAWRVARPAVSTYSSPIVAHVGGRDQLLISGCDRVASYDPATGKENWSTPCLAEATCGTIVTADDKIFASGGYPKRETVGLSAEGKLLWTDKTKVYEPSLLADGKYVYGVTDDGIAYCWSAGSGEVMWRNRLRGSFSASPILCNGLIYVSNLSGETFIFKATPDGYEEVGFNKIGDDCYASPAVADGELFLRIGKEQGGKRQEQLVCLAKMSESKAAETDQAR, encoded by the coding sequence ATGGTTTCCTGCACGCACCGCTTATTTGTGACCGGCCTGATTTTATGGCTGCTGGTCGGCTGCACCAAAACGACTCCCGTTGAAGAAATCTCTGTCCAGTCCAGCGGCGTCTCTCTGAGTGATTCTGACGTTCCCGATCTGTCGGATGTCTGGCCAGGCTGGCGCGGACCGGAACGAAATGGACACGCCCCGGACCAGGACCTGCCCGTCCAGTGGAACGCATCCAGGAATGTAGTCTGGCGTACTGATATTCCCGGACGCGGACACAGCTCTCCCATCGTGGTTGGCGACCAGGTGATGCTGGCTACCGCCGATGATGCGGATCAGGAGCAGATGGTGATCGCCTATAACCGCAAGGATGGCACCGTGCTTTGGGAAACCGTCGTGCATCAAGGGGGCTTCCCCTCTGACGGGGAACTGCATAAAAAAGGAACCAATGCGAACGGAAGTTTGCTCTGCGACGGCGAGCGGATCTTTGCTGCCTTTCTGAATTCAGGAAAAGTCATCGCGACCGCACTGGATCTAGAGGGGAAGCAACTCTGGCAGCAGGAACTGGGGGCCTTTAATTCCAAGTTTGGATACGCGCCATCTCCCCTGCTCTATAAATCATTTGTAATCATTGCCGCCGACAACCGGGGGGGCGGATACATTGCTGCTCTGGATCGACAGACGGGCAAAATTGCCTGGCGGGTCGCACGACCGGCGGTGAGTACCTATTCCAGCCCAATCGTAGCGCACGTGGGAGGTCGGGATCAACTCTTGATCAGCGGCTGTGACCGAGTGGCCAGCTATGACCCGGCTACGGGAAAGGAAAACTGGAGCACCCCTTGTCTGGCAGAAGCAACCTGCGGGACGATTGTGACTGCCGACGACAAAATCTTTGCCAGTGGTGGTTATCCCAAGCGGGAAACGGTGGGGCTCTCGGCGGAGGGGAAACTGCTCTGGACGGATAAGACCAAAGTCTATGAGCCTTCCCTGCTGGCAGACGGTAAATATGTGTACGGCGTGACCGATGACGGGATTGCCTACTGCTGGTCGGCCGGATCGGGAGAGGTCATGTGGCGGAACCGACTGCGGGGGTCCTTCAGTGCGTCACCGATTTTGTGCAACGGGCTGATCTATGTCTCGAATCTGTCGGGGGAGACGTTTATCTTCAAAGCGACTCCTGACGGATATGAAGAGGTCGGCTTCAACAAGATTGGTGATGACTGCTACGCGAGTCCCGCGGTGGCGGATGGCGAACTGTTCCTGAGGATCGGTAAAGAACAGGGAGGCAAACGACAGGAGCAACTGGTCTGTCTGGCTAAGATGTCTGAATCCAAAGCTGCCGAAACCGACCAGGCCAGGTAA
- a CDS encoding DUF1080 domain-containing protein gives MNLKSLCKSGLFSLLVLAVMGTAAVNAGEKKSDKKMNQPPEGFIALFNGKDLSGWIGMNYHIVKGKSPMAVKKMSEKEREELLKKNWEDVLEHWSVEDGELVNDGHGVYLTTAEDFGDFELLLDYKTVAKADSGIYLRGVPQVQIWDTTEEGGKWDRKANLGSGGLFNNKGEGKYPLVHADKPFGEWNHFRIIMKGDKVTVYFNDKLVVDNKKMDNYYEKDQPIYETGPIQLQTHGGEIRFRNVFLKKL, from the coding sequence ATGAATTTAAAGTCACTCTGCAAAAGTGGTCTGTTTTCCCTGCTGGTTCTGGCTGTCATGGGAACTGCTGCCGTGAATGCAGGCGAAAAGAAGTCCGACAAGAAAATGAATCAGCCTCCGGAAGGCTTTATCGCCCTGTTTAACGGTAAAGATCTGTCCGGCTGGATCGGCATGAATTATCACATCGTCAAAGGGAAAAGCCCGATGGCCGTGAAGAAGATGTCGGAAAAAGAGCGGGAAGAACTGCTCAAAAAGAACTGGGAAGACGTACTGGAACACTGGTCCGTGGAAGATGGGGAACTGGTGAATGACGGTCATGGCGTCTATCTGACAACAGCGGAAGACTTTGGTGACTTCGAACTGCTGCTTGATTACAAGACCGTAGCGAAAGCAGACAGCGGTATCTACTTACGTGGTGTGCCCCAGGTGCAGATCTGGGATACGACCGAAGAAGGTGGTAAATGGGATCGGAAGGCGAACCTGGGTTCCGGTGGTCTGTTCAATAACAAAGGGGAAGGCAAGTATCCGCTGGTACACGCCGATAAACCCTTTGGTGAGTGGAATCACTTCCGAATCATCATGAAGGGGGATAAGGTTACGGTCTACTTCAATGACAAACTCGTTGTAGACAACAAAAAGATGGATAATTATTATGAGAAGGACCAGCCGATCTATGAGACGGGGCCGATTCAGCTTCAAACTCATGGCGGTGAAATCCGTTTCAGAAATGTCTTTCTGAAAAAGCTGTAA
- a CDS encoding sigma-54 interaction domain-containing protein, which translates to MEKPLLVCTLSKRQARTALESEGCDLLVVSSAEQILSTEFPRSPRLFVMTATTENLEEVLGVISVLRNQWPLTDILIWAPGIENEQVRILFQSGVRDVCLSQSAEQLQQLVKETLENQQFLPRMHDLSPQRKKGARFESMLSRSLAMWDLFELCTRVAPTDATVLIVGETGTGKELLARAVHRRSGRSGRFVAANCASIPAELINSELFGHEKGAFTGAERAKKGLVMHANGGTLFLDEIGDMPPEAQLCLLRMLQEKRIRPVGSQSEVEIDVRIVAATNVLLDEAVREGRFREDLFYRLDVIRVNVPPLRQRPEDIFLLFGHFTKRLARHYGLEPPVFTDSFLDALLDYEWPGNVRQLENFSERLVLARFPSALTARDFARLRSTNLAETGQTLEHKQQAVWRKSIDASRTLQENLEPVIEQLEREYLRAKLKQNSGRVAETADAAGISRRTLLRKMKQYGIEKQDFKD; encoded by the coding sequence ATGGAAAAACCTTTGCTCGTCTGTACGTTATCGAAACGTCAGGCCAGGACAGCCCTGGAGTCTGAAGGCTGCGATCTACTGGTGGTCTCCTCTGCCGAGCAGATTCTCTCGACGGAATTCCCTCGCTCGCCCCGTCTGTTTGTGATGACTGCGACTACAGAGAACCTGGAAGAAGTTCTGGGCGTCATCAGCGTCTTACGCAATCAATGGCCACTGACGGACATTCTTATCTGGGCACCGGGCATCGAGAATGAACAGGTGCGGATTCTGTTTCAGTCAGGCGTGAGGGATGTATGTCTGTCTCAGTCCGCGGAGCAACTGCAGCAGTTGGTCAAAGAGACGCTCGAGAATCAGCAGTTCCTGCCCCGCATGCACGATCTGAGTCCTCAGCGGAAGAAAGGGGCTCGTTTTGAATCGATGCTCAGTCGCAGCCTGGCGATGTGGGATCTGTTCGAACTCTGCACGCGTGTGGCACCGACGGATGCGACCGTATTGATCGTGGGAGAAACAGGGACCGGTAAGGAACTGCTGGCGCGGGCTGTGCATCGTCGCTCGGGAAGATCGGGGCGTTTTGTCGCTGCGAATTGTGCGAGTATTCCTGCAGAACTGATCAACTCCGAACTGTTCGGTCATGAGAAAGGAGCCTTCACCGGTGCGGAACGGGCCAAGAAAGGTCTGGTGATGCATGCGAACGGCGGGACACTGTTTCTGGATGAAATTGGCGATATGCCCCCGGAAGCACAGCTGTGCCTGCTGCGGATGCTACAGGAAAAACGGATTCGGCCCGTGGGCAGTCAGTCTGAAGTTGAGATCGATGTGCGGATCGTGGCGGCGACGAATGTGCTGCTGGATGAAGCGGTTCGGGAGGGACGATTTCGCGAGGATCTCTTTTACCGACTCGATGTGATCCGCGTGAATGTGCCGCCACTGCGTCAGCGTCCGGAAGATATCTTTCTATTGTTCGGCCATTTCACCAAACGTCTGGCGCGGCATTACGGGTTGGAGCCGCCGGTCTTCACGGACAGCTTTCTGGATGCCCTGCTCGACTACGAATGGCCGGGTAATGTGCGACAGCTGGAAAATTTCAGTGAGCGGCTGGTACTGGCCCGGTTCCCCTCGGCTCTGACAGCACGGGATTTTGCCAGGCTGCGAAGTACCAATCTGGCAGAGACCGGGCAGACGCTGGAGCATAAGCAGCAGGCGGTCTGGCGGAAGAGCATTGATGCGTCGCGGACGCTGCAGGAGAATCTGGAGCCCGTGATTGAGCAGCTGGAACGCGAGTACCTTCGGGCAAAGCTCAAGCAGAATTCCGGGCGGGTGGCGGAAACCGCCGACGCCGCGGGGATCAGCAGGCGGACCCTCTTGCGCAAGATGAAACAGTATGGAATCGAGAAGCAGGATTTCAAAGACTGA
- a CDS encoding tetratricopeptide repeat protein, translating to METQQTLQGAIDLFRQGLHYQALDQITQLHAVDPDAGKAWELKGLIEDSLSWHNTSIHSLETATTLIPLSASGQYVLAKNYLETGKTALAQSVFTILLQREDIPDRLLPALSTYLGRHSEMKHLALQACRKAVRRDPDQADSWLGMAHFMNQLGYPQRQVASILRKAVSLDPENRHYRLALSNLLEHMGQFDEAYRVVKQISRSELQQIHCSSCLERLMAIFQDANDQMRYDICRNKLLQLQSPTQSERGPFVRNRLPKPPRQIRH from the coding sequence ATGGAAACACAGCAAACGCTTCAGGGCGCCATTGATCTGTTTCGGCAGGGACTGCATTACCAGGCTCTGGACCAGATCACTCAGTTGCACGCCGTTGATCCCGATGCCGGAAAAGCCTGGGAACTCAAAGGACTGATTGAAGACTCGCTCAGCTGGCACAACACCTCAATCCATTCACTCGAAACGGCCACAACACTCATCCCGCTGTCGGCTTCCGGGCAATACGTTCTGGCTAAGAACTACCTGGAAACCGGTAAAACCGCTCTGGCCCAGTCGGTATTCACGATCCTCTTACAGCGAGAAGATATTCCGGATCGGCTGCTGCCCGCACTCTCGACCTACCTGGGACGACACTCCGAGATGAAACATCTGGCGCTGCAGGCCTGCCGCAAAGCAGTCCGCCGCGATCCGGATCAGGCCGATTCCTGGCTGGGGATGGCCCACTTTATGAATCAGCTCGGTTACCCGCAACGACAGGTTGCCAGCATTCTCCGCAAGGCAGTCAGTCTGGATCCGGAGAACCGACATTACAGACTCGCACTCAGTAACCTCCTCGAACACATGGGACAGTTCGACGAAGCCTACCGCGTTGTCAAACAGATCAGTCGCTCAGAATTACAGCAGATCCACTGTAGCAGCTGCCTGGAAAGGCTCATGGCCATTTTTCAAGATGCGAATGACCAGATGCGTTACGACATCTGCCGGAACAAACTGCTGCAACTGCAATCCCCCACACAATCAGAGAGAGGCCCGTTCGTTAGAAATCGCCTGCCGAAGCCTCCTCGACAGATACGCCATTGA
- the rimK gene encoding 30S ribosomal protein S6--L-glutamate ligase: MKDEKNKQIIGCEEWCAFPDLGIPSIKARVDSGAKTSSIHAFNVQKFRRQGETWVSFEVHPLQNNRRTVVRCERPIVDKRVVKSSSGISETRYVILATLKMGDQAWEIELTLANRDSMGYRMLLGREAMSGRMLVDPALSFCQGQVTSDTLNKHYGKREQTRSGLKIAVLASNQELYSNQRILEAGEERGHEMEFLDIKQCYMKLDAVEPEAHYRGGTILDDLDAVITRIRPSITYYGCALARQFESMNVLTVNTSVAITQSRDKLYSLQLMLKSGINIPTTGFANSPIDTNDLIEMVGGAPLIVKLLEGSQGRGVVLAETRKAAESVINAFKALRANLLVQEFIKEAEGKDLRCFVIDGKVVASIQREAAPGEFRANIHQGGTASIIKITPTERKLAVKASKALGLMIAGVDIIRSKHGPLLLEVNSSPGLEGIEAATGKDIAGMMISAIEKKLNWKRELSVKRHK, from the coding sequence ATGAAAGATGAGAAAAACAAACAGATTATCGGCTGTGAAGAATGGTGCGCTTTCCCCGACCTGGGGATCCCCTCCATCAAAGCCCGTGTGGACTCCGGAGCCAAAACATCTTCCATCCACGCCTTCAACGTTCAGAAGTTCCGCCGCCAGGGGGAAACCTGGGTCAGTTTTGAAGTCCATCCCCTTCAGAATAACCGTCGCACCGTGGTCCGCTGCGAACGTCCCATCGTCGACAAGCGCGTGGTGAAAAGTTCCAGTGGGATTTCGGAAACCCGCTACGTCATTCTGGCGACACTCAAGATGGGCGATCAGGCCTGGGAAATTGAACTCACGCTCGCCAATCGGGATTCCATGGGTTATCGCATGCTGTTGGGACGCGAAGCGATGAGCGGGCGGATGCTGGTTGATCCCGCCCTCAGCTTCTGTCAGGGGCAGGTCACCAGTGACACGTTGAACAAACATTATGGCAAGCGGGAACAGACCCGTAGCGGACTCAAAATCGCGGTGCTCGCCAGTAACCAGGAACTCTACAGCAACCAGCGGATTCTCGAAGCGGGAGAAGAGCGGGGGCATGAGATGGAGTTTCTGGATATCAAACAGTGCTACATGAAACTCGACGCGGTCGAACCTGAGGCTCACTACCGGGGTGGCACCATTCTCGACGACCTGGATGCCGTCATTACCCGCATCCGTCCCAGCATCACCTATTACGGCTGTGCGCTGGCCCGTCAGTTCGAGAGTATGAACGTTCTGACGGTGAATACGTCTGTCGCCATCACCCAGTCCCGCGACAAGCTGTATTCACTGCAGTTGATGCTCAAGAGCGGAATCAACATCCCCACGACCGGCTTTGCAAATTCTCCCATCGATACCAACGACTTGATTGAAATGGTGGGAGGCGCTCCATTGATCGTCAAGCTGCTGGAAGGCTCGCAGGGACGCGGCGTCGTGCTCGCGGAAACCCGCAAAGCTGCCGAAAGTGTGATCAATGCATTCAAAGCGCTGCGTGCCAACCTGCTCGTGCAGGAGTTTATCAAAGAAGCCGAAGGGAAGGACCTTCGCTGTTTCGTCATCGACGGCAAGGTCGTCGCATCCATTCAGCGGGAAGCAGCCCCGGGAGAATTCCGGGCGAACATTCACCAGGGGGGGACTGCATCCATCATTAAGATCACACCGACCGAACGTAAGCTGGCGGTGAAAGCATCGAAAGCGCTCGGCCTGATGATTGCCGGCGTCGATATCATTCGTTCCAAACATGGTCCACTGCTGCTCGAAGTTAATTCTTCGCCTGGACTCGAAGGTATTGAAGCAGCCACCGGTAAAGACATCGCCGGCATGATGATCTCCGCCATTGAGAAAAAACTCAACTGGAAGCGCGAATTGAGTGTGAAACGCCATAAATAG
- a CDS encoding Rrf2 family transcriptional regulator — protein sequence MNMISQTEEYALRAMTCLAFRYPDYMTRDQLFEVTQVPHAYLPKIMLELNRTGLIRSQRGHNGGYTLLRDPGETSLLDIINAVNTTSLRETLSHTDSVSTEISQLHQHLLNSFSMLETTLHQTSLADLVAPPEPPHLKEPSCAQEL from the coding sequence ATGAATATGATTTCTCAAACCGAAGAGTATGCTCTCAGAGCAATGACCTGTCTGGCGTTTCGTTATCCGGACTATATGACCCGCGATCAGCTGTTTGAAGTCACCCAGGTCCCGCACGCCTACCTGCCCAAAATCATGCTCGAACTCAACCGGACCGGGCTCATCCGCTCGCAGCGCGGCCATAACGGCGGATACACGCTGCTTCGTGATCCCGGTGAAACCAGCCTGCTTGATATCATTAATGCCGTGAATACCACCTCTCTCAGAGAGACGCTTTCCCACACAGACTCTGTTTCGACCGAGATCAGCCAGCTACACCAGCATCTGCTGAACTCCTTTTCCATGCTGGAAACCACCCTGCATCAGACGTCACTGGCAGATCTGGTAGCGCCTCCGGAACCCCCACATCTCAAGGAACCCAGCTGTGCCCAGGAATTATAA
- a CDS encoding GNAT family N-acetyltransferase has protein sequence MNSITVRQAVLTDLDDLVPLFDSYRQFYKQQSDPQAARDFLSDRFNHGESVLFIAYQGDTPVGFTQLYPGFSSISLARTFILNDLFVAPEGRRQGVGAELLSAAIAYARQLQAVRLTLSTEMTNETAQALYQTAGWKRDEQYFVYHYSL, from the coding sequence ATGAATTCGATCACCGTCAGACAAGCCGTTCTCACAGATCTGGATGATCTCGTACCGCTGTTTGACAGCTACCGCCAGTTCTACAAGCAACAAAGTGATCCACAGGCGGCACGCGACTTTCTTTCAGACCGCTTTAACCATGGCGAATCGGTCCTGTTCATCGCGTATCAGGGAGACACGCCCGTCGGATTTACCCAGTTGTATCCCGGCTTTTCCTCGATCTCGCTGGCCCGGACGTTCATCTTAAATGATCTGTTTGTCGCCCCGGAAGGTCGCCGGCAGGGGGTGGGAGCAGAATTGCTCTCAGCTGCCATCGCGTATGCCCGGCAACTCCAGGCGGTCCGGCTGACCCTGTCCACAGAAATGACGAACGAAACCGCACAGGCCCTGTATCAGACCGCAGGCTGGAAGCGGGATGAACAGTATTTCGTCTACCACTATTCCCTCTGA
- a CDS encoding PQQ-binding-like beta-propeller repeat protein, producing MPRNYKSTRILLAVCLLSTITTANASDTWTGFRGTGSNISSARDLPLKWSADQGIRWKQAVPGYGQSSPVIWKNQVFVTSIEGPQQETCLLHSYDLTSGKLNWTKEFKASQTRKSSSMVSRAAPTPAVDGQGIYAFYESGDVFACRHDGSPLWHRSLVKDYGAFVSNHGIGNSVAQTADQLFVLTAHDGPSYLLSLNKKTGETNWKTDREEGVAWTSPVVADRAGTPEIIVSARGTVKGYQGLTGKLLWTMSGISGNTIPSASVFEDYVLIGASTDRRNPGGANASDSNCCLRLVTKDGKPGYEVLWKAEKAVSYYCTPLAYEGCAYFINKVGVVFCLDLKTGKQNYAQRLSGPCWSSPLAAGDQIYFFTKKGITDVIAPGPEFKLIASNALLADSADAEKSNTAPGQQAKPKSEYAEAGPIAVYGTAAVDQALLIRTGTELFCIGTPEK from the coding sequence GTGCCCAGGAATTATAAATCGACTCGAATTTTGCTGGCAGTCTGCCTGCTGTCCACCATCACGACTGCGAATGCCTCTGATACCTGGACCGGTTTTCGCGGCACAGGCTCTAACATTTCCTCAGCCCGCGATCTCCCACTGAAATGGTCTGCCGACCAGGGAATTCGCTGGAAGCAGGCAGTCCCCGGCTATGGTCAGTCTTCGCCTGTAATCTGGAAAAACCAGGTCTTCGTTACATCCATCGAAGGTCCACAACAGGAAACCTGCCTGCTGCACTCGTATGATCTCACCTCGGGTAAATTGAACTGGACGAAAGAGTTCAAAGCCAGCCAGACCAGGAAATCATCTTCCATGGTCTCCCGAGCCGCACCGACTCCCGCAGTTGACGGGCAGGGGATCTATGCGTTCTATGAAAGTGGTGATGTCTTCGCCTGCAGGCACGATGGCTCACCACTCTGGCATCGTTCGCTCGTGAAAGATTACGGTGCATTCGTCAGCAACCACGGTATCGGAAACTCAGTAGCACAGACAGCCGATCAACTGTTCGTGCTGACTGCCCACGATGGCCCCTCCTACCTGTTGTCTCTCAACAAGAAAACCGGAGAAACGAACTGGAAGACCGATCGAGAGGAAGGAGTCGCCTGGACTTCTCCCGTCGTTGCCGATCGTGCTGGTACGCCGGAAATCATTGTCAGTGCCCGCGGTACTGTAAAAGGCTACCAGGGTTTGACCGGCAAACTGCTCTGGACCATGTCGGGCATCAGTGGCAATACAATTCCGTCTGCGTCAGTCTTTGAAGATTACGTACTCATTGGAGCGTCCACCGACCGCCGCAACCCGGGAGGCGCGAATGCCAGCGATTCCAACTGCTGCCTCCGACTTGTAACGAAGGACGGGAAACCGGGATACGAAGTGCTCTGGAAAGCAGAAAAGGCCGTCTCCTATTACTGTACTCCGCTGGCGTATGAGGGCTGCGCTTATTTCATCAATAAGGTCGGCGTGGTCTTCTGTCTCGATCTCAAGACCGGCAAACAGAACTACGCCCAAAGGCTCTCCGGTCCCTGCTGGAGTTCGCCCCTGGCCGCCGGCGACCAGATCTATTTCTTCACCAAAAAAGGCATTACTGACGTCATCGCCCCCGGACCGGAGTTTAAACTCATCGCGTCCAATGCCCTCCTGGCAGACTCTGCAGATGCTGAGAAATCCAACACCGCTCCAGGACAGCAGGCTAAGCCTAAGTCCGAATACGCGGAAGCAGGTCCCATCGCCGTTTATGGAACCGCAGCCGTCGACCAGGCCCTGCTGATTCGTACCGGCACCGAACTATTCTGTATTGGTACACCTGAAAAATAA